GGCAGGTGCCGCTGGTGATCTTCCAACCGTCCAAACCACCATCTGCCCCGATTTTGAACATTCAAAATCTCCAGGGCCGCCGTGCACGGAAACCGGTCAACAGGTAGAAAAATCGGCGGTCGATTGAAATCGCCGCCGCTATTCAACCAATACCGCAACCGCGTCACTTTGCTAGATGCGAAGCTGTTTCTCCAACCGATCGAGATCGAGCAGCAAATAATGATCCGGCGTGGTTTCTGCCGCTTGCGCTTTTTTCAACTGGCTGAGTGTGCGGCTGACCGTTTCCCGTGAAGTGCCGATCATATTCGCCAACTCCTGATTGGTCAGCGGTACGTCGACGCGGATCCAAGGGCCGTCCGGGACGCCGTGCAGACGGGCAAGCCGGATCAAAAGCGTTACGATCCTGCCGAACGTATCATGCAGCACCATCTCTTCCAGACGGTCCTGCAACTCGATGATTTTGCCCTCCATTACAGCCATCATCTTCAGACACAACTGGGGATTGGATTCCAAAAGCAAGCGGAAGCGGGCCATCGGCAGTACCAGCAAAACCCCTTTTTCCAGCATCGCGGAGTGGGCGGGATATACCGTCTGCCGGAAAAAACCGATATGCGGGAACATGTCCCCGGCGTCCAGCACATTGACGATCTGTTCCCGCCCCTGTTCATCCGTCCGGTAGATTTTCACCTTGCCGCTCGCAATAAAATAGATATGCTCCAGCGGCTCGCCTTGCATGAACACCACCATCCGTTCCGCAAGCGTGCGCCGGATCAGCAACCGGCCGATTTTGCCCAGCTCTTCCTCCGACAGGTCGCAAAACAAAGCGATTTTCCGCAACAGGTCCAGCGAATTGTGAACTGGCAAACCGCATTCTCCTCACGTTTTCATTTGGTAAGCAACCCACTCTTTTTATGTATTGTACCGGAAACCAACCAACCTGTCAGGAAGACCGGGCAACCAATTTGTATCAATCTTTTGAAATACCCTCACATCTGTTGAACGTAGAGACGTCTGTTGTTCCCCGCGATCGTTCAGACATATCTGGCATTGACTCCCGCAACCTATTGCAGGAAGATAGGAACAAGGGGGAAGCGGCGATGGTGATAGAACTGTGCGAAACCAATGAGGCACGTGAACTGATCGGGCAAATCCGGGCGTCCCATCCGACGGCCGACATCGTTGTTCACCCTTGCCTCAACCGCTGCAACGCTTGCCTCCTGGCCCTGTTCGCGTTTGTGGACGGCGAATTGCTGGAGGCGTATTCGCCGGAACAGTTGCTGGACAAAATCAAGGCTTGCCGATAACCGGAAAGGAAGTGTACGAATGGACGTTTTGTCAGCGATTGAGAAACGCCGGGAAATCACCCATTTTAAGCCGGATCCGATTCCATCGGAGTTACTCGACAAACTGATGCGCGCTGCCTATCTGGCCCCGAGCGGCAACAACCTGCCTTCGCGGGAATTTATTCTCGTCACCGATCGGAAAACGCTGCGGACACTGGCCGCCACCACCCCTTACATGAAATGGCTGGAACAAAGCGCAGCCGCCGTGGTGATCGTGTCCGACCCGCAACTCAGCAAATACTGGCTGCAAGATGCGTCGATCGCCGGCGGTTTTCTCTGGTTGACAGCCGTCTCGCTCGGACTGGGGGCAGCATGGGGGGCGGTCTATCATTCGGAAGACCCGCAGGAGTCGGAGCGTCGGGAATGCTACGCCCGCAGCCAGTTGAGTATCCCCGACCATTTGCGGGTGGTCGCGATCATCGGCCTGGGCTGGCCGGCAGCTGAACCCGGCCCGAAACAGATGTATCCTTTGGAACGGGTGGTGCATCGGGAACGTTATTAAGCCTGGCCACCTGCCCCGCCGTGGTGCCGCTGGTTGACAATCTGTTGGCTGTCGAGCATTCACCCGTCGGCGTACCAGCTGATCGTGTTGGGACTGCTCCTCATGCAGCCGCCCATTTGCCGGAAGTGTGGTTGCTGCGGGGACCCCAGCGAAGTACCCGGAGTCGGCTGCGAAGCGCAGCGTCACTTCGCTGGGTGAAAAAAAGCACCTGCCACCACGGCAGGTGCTTCTTCCGGCAGATGCTTTCCTTGTCGAAGAGCAGCCGGTTATACCGCCACCCCAAAAAATTGGTTCAACTGTTCCTGGAACGCCGCGACGCCTACGCGCTTTACGAACGCGTGGAACGA
Above is a window of Effusibacillus pohliae DSM 22757 DNA encoding:
- a CDS encoding Crp/Fnr family transcriptional regulator: MPVHNSLDLLRKIALFCDLSEEELGKIGRLLIRRTLAERMVVFMQGEPLEHIYFIASGKVKIYRTDEQGREQIVNVLDAGDMFPHIGFFRQTVYPAHSAMLEKGVLLVLPMARFRLLLESNPQLCLKMMAVMEGKIIELQDRLEEMVLHDTFGRIVTLLIRLARLHGVPDGPWIRVDVPLTNQELANMIGTSRETVSRTLSQLKKAQAAETTPDHYLLLDLDRLEKQLRI
- a CDS encoding DUF1450 domain-containing protein, which produces MVIELCETNEARELIGQIRASHPTADIVVHPCLNRCNACLLALFAFVDGELLEAYSPEQLLDKIKACR
- a CDS encoding nitroreductase family protein; its protein translation is MDVLSAIEKRREITHFKPDPIPSELLDKLMRAAYLAPSGNNLPSREFILVTDRKTLRTLAATTPYMKWLEQSAAAVVIVSDPQLSKYWLQDASIAGGFLWLTAVSLGLGAAWGAVYHSEDPQESERRECYARSQLSIPDHLRVVAIIGLGWPAAEPGPKQMYPLERVVHRERY